One Mycoavidus sp. B2-EB genomic region harbors:
- a CDS encoding S41 family peptidase encodes MRKHFKYISLIALGLITGVLATLQFSAAAQNNPIGPLPLDQLRLLAEVFGQVKHDYVETVEDKKLITAAIKGMVSSLDPHSSYLDQKEYKELQEQTRGRFAGLGIEISQEDGLIKIISPIEDTPAFRAGIQPGDLITRIDDKPVRGMTLDQAVKLMRGKAGTSVTLTIYRKSTNRMYPMTITRAEIHVQSVKTKIVEPGYAWVRITSFQERTVADLATKLEELVKKQPSKQPLKGLVLDLRNNGGGLLQSAVGISSAFLPPNATIVSTNGQEVHTKETYRGAFENYRLPSFNSDPLKNLPPIFKTLPMVVLTNAYSASASEIVAGALQSHQRALIMGQATFGKGSVQTVRPLTTDTALRLTTAYYYTPNGRSIQNKGIVPDIPLDQYAEGDPNDVFVTREVDYSNHLANVQDPNEKKEQELREQQRIEQLRELEKDNAKKTPEQREKDRERIPPTFGSAEDFMLQQALHQLKGEPVQRSKSKLERTMAVNQPARPAATPAN; translated from the coding sequence ATGCGTAAACATTTCAAATATATCAGTCTCATTGCCCTTGGTTTGATCACGGGAGTACTGGCTACACTGCAGTTTTCCGCGGCAGCGCAAAATAATCCAATTGGACCACTGCCATTAGATCAGTTACGGCTTTTAGCTGAAGTGTTTGGGCAAGTCAAACATGACTATGTCGAGACCGTTGAGGACAAAAAGCTAATCACCGCTGCAATTAAAGGCATGGTCTCAAGCTTGGATCCGCATTCATCCTATCTTGATCAAAAAGAATATAAAGAGCTCCAAGAACAAACGCGGGGACGCTTCGCCGGCCTAGGCATCGAGATTTCTCAAGAAGACGGGCTAATCAAGATTATTTCGCCGATTGAAGATACCCCCGCATTTCGGGCTGGCATCCAACCTGGCGACCTCATCACGCGCATTGATGACAAACCCGTGCGCGGCATGACGCTTGATCAAGCAGTTAAGCTGATGCGAGGTAAAGCCGGCACCTCTGTGACGCTGACGATTTATCGCAAAAGCACCAATCGGATGTATCCGATGACCATCACCCGCGCCGAAATCCATGTCCAAAGCGTCAAGACAAAGATCGTCGAGCCCGGCTATGCGTGGGTCCGCATCACCAGTTTTCAGGAACGCACGGTCGCTGATCTTGCAACCAAACTTGAAGAACTTGTCAAAAAACAGCCCTCCAAGCAACCCCTAAAAGGTCTAGTTTTGGATTTGCGTAATAATGGCGGCGGCTTATTGCAAAGCGCGGTAGGCATCTCCAGCGCTTTCTTGCCGCCCAACGCTACGATCGTTTCAACCAATGGCCAAGAAGTTCATACCAAAGAAACTTACCGCGGCGCGTTTGAGAACTATCGTCTGCCTTCATTCAACTCCGACCCATTAAAGAATTTGCCGCCCATTTTCAAAACGCTGCCAATGGTCGTCTTAACCAATGCTTATTCGGCCTCAGCCTCTGAAATTGTCGCGGGCGCGTTACAAAGCCATCAACGCGCATTGATTATGGGCCAAGCAACATTTGGCAAAGGCTCGGTGCAAACCGTGCGCCCCCTCACGACGGATACCGCCTTACGCTTAACCACGGCCTACTATTACACGCCAAACGGCCGGTCCATTCAAAACAAAGGCATTGTGCCTGACATCCCGCTTGACCAATACGCCGAAGGCGATCCCAACGATGTCTTCGTCACACGTGAAGTGGATTATTCAAACCACCTCGCCAACGTACAGGACCCGAACGAGAAAAAAGAGCAAGAGCTCCGCGAGCAGCAACGTATCGAACAATTACGAGAGCTTGAAAAAGACAATGCGAAAAAAACGCCTGAGCAACGTGAAAAAGATCGAGAGCGCATACCGCCTACTTTTGGCAGCGCAGAAGACTTTATGTTGCAACAAGCTTTGCATCAACTAAAAGGCGAGCCGGTACAGCGATCTAAATCTAAACTCGAGCGCACCATGGCGGTCAACCAGCCTGCTCGCCCAGCAGCGACGCCAGCCAACTAA
- the gpmA gene encoding 2,3-diphosphoglycerate-dependent phosphoglycerate mutase, with protein MYKLALIRHGESTWNKENRFTGWMDVDLTEQGINEARQAGQQLRDAGYTFDIAYTSVLKRAIRTLWHIQDEMDLLYLPVTHSWRLNERHYGALTGLNKAETIAQYGAEQVLQWRRSYETPPPALAPADPRAPHHDPRYAQVPPSELPLAECLKDTVARVLPLWNESIAPAIKTGQRIILAAHGNSLRALIKYLEGISDQDIVGVNIPNGVPLIYELDAQLKPIARGYLGTDLQPAGQATVSHGTRSVS; from the coding sequence ATGTATAAACTTGCCCTCATCCGCCACGGCGAATCGACGTGGAATAAAGAGAATCGTTTCACAGGTTGGATGGATGTCGACCTCACTGAGCAGGGAATAAACGAAGCGCGTCAAGCTGGACAGCAGCTACGAGATGCAGGCTACACCTTCGATATTGCTTACACTTCAGTTTTAAAGCGCGCAATCCGCACGCTGTGGCATATTCAAGACGAAATGGATCTGCTCTATCTACCCGTGACTCACTCATGGCGTCTTAATGAGCGTCACTACGGCGCACTCACGGGTTTAAACAAAGCCGAGACGATCGCGCAATATGGCGCAGAACAAGTCTTGCAATGGCGGCGTAGCTATGAGACACCGCCACCGGCGCTGGCCCCTGCGGATCCACGCGCCCCCCATCATGATCCGCGTTACGCACAGGTCCCGCCGAGTGAGTTACCGCTTGCCGAATGCTTGAAAGACACGGTGGCACGGGTTTTGCCTTTGTGGAACGAATCGATTGCACCCGCCATCAAAACCGGGCAACGCATTATTCTTGCCGCGCATGGCAACTCTTTGCGAGCCCTTATCAAATATCTTGAAGGTATTTCTGATCAAGATATTGTTGGCGTCAACATTCCAAATGGCGTGCCGCTGATTTATGAACTGGATGCACAGCTCAAGCCAATCGCGCGTGGTTATCTAGGCACAGACCTGCAACCAGCAGGCCAAGCCACAGTCAGTCATGGGACGCGCAGTGTAAGCTAA
- a CDS encoding HesA/MoeB/ThiF family protein has translation MNDKQLLRYSRHIFLDELGIEAQQLFLDAHILMIGAGGLGAPAALYLAAAGIGTLTLVDADTVDLTNLQRQIIYATETVGQAKVSAARAALLRLNPEIRVNALAVHADAALLDEWVARASVVLDCTDDFATRHSINQACITHRKPLVSGAALRFDGQISTFNLRTADSPCYACLFPAEPMPEEMGCSRAGVFAPLVGMIGSMQAAEALRLIAHAGAPLSGRLLLLDALHMNWRLLHITRQPDCAACGTVI, from the coding sequence ATGAACGACAAGCAACTATTACGCTACTCCCGGCATATTTTTCTAGATGAGCTGGGGATTGAAGCGCAGCAGCTTTTCCTGGATGCTCACATCTTAATGATTGGCGCTGGCGGGCTTGGCGCGCCAGCAGCGCTTTACCTTGCCGCCGCAGGCATTGGTACGTTGACACTGGTTGATGCCGATACGGTTGATCTTACCAACTTACAACGGCAAATTATTTACGCCACGGAAACCGTAGGCCAAGCCAAAGTATCTGCTGCGCGCGCCGCACTATTGCGCCTTAATCCAGAAATCCGCGTCAATGCGCTAGCCGTACACGCCGATGCAGCCCTGCTTGACGAATGGGTTGCCCGCGCCAGCGTTGTGCTTGATTGCACGGATGATTTCGCGACTCGACATAGTATTAATCAAGCCTGCATTACGCATCGTAAACCGCTCGTATCGGGTGCCGCATTGCGCTTTGATGGACAAATTAGTACCTTTAATCTACGTACAGCAGATTCCCCTTGTTATGCATGCTTGTTCCCAGCAGAACCGATGCCAGAAGAAATGGGCTGCTCTAGAGCTGGGGTATTTGCACCGCTGGTCGGCATGATTGGCTCTATGCAAGCCGCGGAGGCTCTACGGCTTATCGCACACGCAGGCGCTCCTCTGAGCGGCCGGCTGTTATTGCTAGATGCGTTACACATGAATTGGCGTCTATTACACATCACTCGGCAGCCTGATTGCGCCGCATGCGGCACCGTTATTTAG
- a CDS encoding cold-shock protein, with translation MSIDQNADRCLGTVKWFNDGKGFGFITSDTGGEDLFAHFSAIQSNGFKSLAEGDRVSFNIVDGPKGKQASNIQKV, from the coding sequence ATGTCAATTGATCAGAACGCAGATCGCTGCCTAGGCACCGTCAAGTGGTTTAACGACGGTAAAGGCTTCGGCTTTATCACGTCTGACACAGGTGGGGAAGATCTTTTCGCCCATTTTTCAGCAATTCAATCTAATGGTTTTAAATCATTAGCTGAAGGTGATAGAGTTAGCTTTAACATCGTAGACGGACCTAAGGGAAAACAGGCTTCAAATATCCAAAAAGTATAA
- the secB gene encoding protein-export chaperone SecB, whose amino-acid sequence MANETTQQNAQPVFNIQRLYLKDLSLEQPNSPAILAELEKQAPTIEIEVSLKADKVSGEIYESVVSTVVTAKLKDKVVLLIEAKQAGLFEVRNIKEEQMEPLLNIACPSIVFPYLRANLADAVTRAGFPPIHLAEINFQSLYEHRLAQQAQAKKEAPVQNPKAMEGNGASSAFVNNLKRPPLPRA is encoded by the coding sequence ATGGCAAACGAAACTACTCAGCAAAATGCGCAGCCTGTTTTTAATATTCAGCGCCTCTATCTCAAAGATTTGTCGCTTGAGCAGCCTAATTCGCCCGCTATCCTAGCTGAACTTGAAAAACAAGCACCGACGATTGAGATAGAAGTGAGTCTCAAAGCGGACAAAGTTTCAGGGGAGATCTATGAGAGCGTTGTTTCGACCGTGGTGACGGCTAAACTTAAAGATAAAGTTGTCCTTTTAATCGAAGCGAAACAGGCGGGTCTATTCGAGGTACGCAATATCAAAGAAGAACAGATGGAGCCGTTGCTCAATATTGCCTGTCCTTCAATCGTTTTCCCTTATTTGCGGGCAAATTTGGCCGATGCGGTCACGCGCGCGGGTTTTCCGCCGATTCATCTCGCTGAAATTAATTTTCAGTCGCTCTATGAGCACCGCTTGGCGCAGCAGGCGCAAGCTAAAAAGGAAGCGCCAGTGCAAAACCCCAAAGCCATGGAAGGCAATGGCGCGAGTTCCGCTTTCGTGAATAATCTGAAGCGGCCACCCCTACCTCGCGCATGA
- a CDS encoding NAD(P)H-dependent glycerol-3-phosphate dehydrogenase has protein sequence MNITVLGAGAWGTALAHHLASRHSTLLWARAPALVEQLTREQHNKVYLPGVRLASDLRYEADLAAGLKHAVADDALCIIATPVAGLRAVCKTMRELNCIPARLIWLCKGFEAATRCLPHQVVAAELGEHRSCGALSGPSFAREVAQGLPVALTIASQSAACRDAAVRAFHHAAMRIYTADDVTGVEIGGAVKNVLAIAAGIADGLAFGFNARAALITRGLAEMTRLGVALGARAETFMGLTGLGDLILTATGDLSRNRTVGLQLAQGRSLAQILASLGHVAEGVRCAPEVLALAQAQAVEMPVTQAVCSVLFAGCAPREAAEALLQRAAKVEASLASA, from the coding sequence ATGAATATTACGGTTCTAGGCGCGGGGGCTTGGGGGACTGCGCTGGCCCATCATCTGGCCAGCCGCCACTCTACTTTGCTCTGGGCGCGTGCTCCGGCACTCGTTGAGCAATTAACGCGTGAACAGCACAATAAGGTTTATTTGCCGGGCGTGCGCCTGGCGAGTGATTTACGTTATGAAGCGGATCTGGCGGCGGGCTTAAAGCATGCGGTTGCGGACGATGCATTATGCATTATTGCGACCCCCGTTGCTGGCCTGCGCGCGGTATGTAAAACCATGCGCGAGCTTAACTGCATTCCTGCTCGCCTCATCTGGTTATGTAAAGGATTTGAGGCGGCTACACGCTGTCTGCCGCATCAAGTGGTGGCAGCTGAGTTAGGCGAGCATCGCAGCTGCGGAGCTTTATCTGGCCCGAGCTTTGCGCGTGAGGTGGCGCAAGGATTGCCGGTGGCATTAACGATTGCTAGCCAATCTGCGGCTTGTCGTGATGCGGCAGTGCGCGCGTTCCACCATGCCGCAATGCGGATCTATACGGCGGATGATGTGACCGGTGTCGAAATTGGCGGAGCAGTTAAAAATGTCTTGGCGATTGCGGCTGGCATTGCTGATGGGCTTGCGTTTGGCTTCAATGCACGGGCTGCATTAATCACGCGTGGTCTGGCTGAAATGACGCGGTTAGGCGTGGCTCTAGGTGCTCGGGCGGAGACCTTTATGGGGCTGACGGGCCTTGGCGATTTAATTCTAACGGCAACCGGTGATTTATCTCGTAACCGCACAGTGGGCTTACAGTTGGCGCAAGGGCGCTCATTGGCTCAAATTCTAGCGTCGCTGGGCCATGTTGCAGAAGGCGTGCGTTGCGCGCCAGAGGTATTGGCATTGGCACAAGCGCAGGCGGTTGAAATGCCGGTAACGCAAGCGGTATGCTCGGTGTTATTTGCCGGCTGCGCGCCGCGCGAGGCGGCTGAGGCGCTGTTACAGAGGGCCGCCAAAGTAGAAGCGAGCTTGGCTAGCGCGTAA
- a CDS encoding ComF family protein, translating to MAHSFLTVTAFAQHTFKRCKALMQLALPCRCAICGSLSPHAICNGCDSAYWQTHDDRCPRCALPLNPHHTDPNHPPSRLCDHCIATPPAFDATLTLAHYAAPIDQLALALKFNAQLTVAATFAERLAHLVEQTYAHDKLSWPSLIMPVPLSAARLATRGYNQAWEIARPLARMLQIPAQARWVKRVLDTPPQTQLSQLQERRRNMRGAFIATPQLASVRGQHIALVDDVMTSGATLAAVARVLKNAGAARITNWVALRTP from the coding sequence ATGGCGCATTCATTTTTGACGGTTACCGCATTTGCCCAGCATACATTCAAACGATGCAAGGCCTTGATGCAGCTCGCGCTACCGTGCCGTTGCGCAATCTGCGGCAGTTTGTCGCCGCACGCTATCTGCAACGGCTGTGACAGCGCTTATTGGCAAACCCATGATGACCGCTGCCCGCGTTGTGCATTGCCGTTAAACCCTCACCACACGGACCCCAATCATCCACCCTCTCGGCTCTGCGACCACTGTATTGCCACGCCGCCGGCCTTTGATGCAACGCTCACACTGGCTCACTACGCCGCCCCTATTGATCAGCTTGCACTTGCATTAAAATTTAATGCGCAACTCACCGTCGCCGCAACCTTTGCTGAACGTCTCGCGCACTTAGTAGAGCAAACCTATGCTCATGACAAACTGAGTTGGCCCAGTCTGATTATGCCCGTACCGCTTTCTGCAGCTCGGCTTGCAACGCGTGGCTATAATCAAGCCTGGGAAATTGCCCGCCCCTTGGCTCGGATGCTCCAGATTCCGGCGCAAGCTAGATGGGTTAAGCGAGTGCTTGATACGCCACCACAAACCCAGCTCAGCCAACTCCAGGAAAGACGACGCAATATGCGTGGCGCATTCATAGCCACACCACAATTAGCCAGCGTGCGCGGCCAACATATTGCATTGGTGGATGATGTCATGACTTCTGGCGCAACGCTTGCAGCCGTCGCTCGTGTCTTAAAAAACGCTGGCGCAGCACGCATTACCAATTGGGTTGCACTCCGCACGCCATAA
- the ctaD gene encoding cytochrome c oxidase subunit I encodes MTTIGHGQVAQHDHTHERPSGWRRWLLATNHKDIGTLYLLFSFIMFLSGGVLALLIRAELFEPGLQIMRPEFFNQLTTMHGIVMVFGAIMPAFVGFANWMLPLQIGASDMAFARMNNFSFWLLPPAALLLTASFFVPGGATAAGWTLYAPLSVQMGPGMDLAIFAVHIMGASSIMGAINIVVTILNMRAPGMTLMKMPMFAWTWLITAYLLIAVMPVLAGAVTMLLFDRHFGTSFFNAAGGGDPVLYQHIFWFFGHPEVYIMILPAFGMISQVIPAFSRKPLFGYHSMVYATASIAILSFMVWAHHMFVTGMVVSGQLFFMYATMLIAVPTGVKVFNWVATMWRGALTFETPMLFAIGFLLVFTIGGFSGLILAMAPLNVAAHGTYYVVAHFHYVLVAGSLFSLYAGWYYWAPKWTGYMYNEARGRIHFWGSLISFNITFFPMHFLGLSGMPRRVVDYSAQFTDYNQLATIGAFGFGLMQVYFLFWVALPTYFGKRCAPAPAKPWEGAQGLEWTIPSPAPFHTFETPPVVE; translated from the coding sequence ATGACCACGATCGGACACGGCCAGGTAGCGCAGCACGATCATACGCATGAACGTCCATCTGGATGGCGGCGCTGGTTACTCGCGACAAACCATAAAGATATTGGTACTTTGTATTTGCTGTTTTCGTTCATTATGTTTTTGTCTGGTGGTGTGCTGGCGCTGTTGATCCGGGCGGAGCTATTTGAGCCTGGCTTGCAAATTATGCGCCCTGAATTTTTCAATCAGCTCACTACGATGCACGGCATCGTCATGGTGTTTGGCGCAATCATGCCGGCGTTTGTGGGGTTTGCTAATTGGATGTTGCCTTTGCAAATTGGGGCATCGGATATGGCATTCGCGCGCATGAATAACTTTAGTTTCTGGTTGTTGCCCCCAGCTGCGTTGCTCTTGACCGCATCATTTTTTGTGCCAGGGGGCGCTACGGCCGCAGGCTGGACACTCTATGCACCGCTGTCAGTGCAAATGGGGCCTGGCATGGATTTGGCTATTTTTGCGGTGCATATTATGGGCGCCTCTTCAATTATGGGCGCTATTAATATTGTGGTTACCATTTTGAATATGCGCGCTCCTGGCATGACGCTGATGAAAATGCCAATGTTTGCGTGGACTTGGCTGATCACGGCTTATTTGCTGATTGCCGTCATGCCGGTGTTGGCCGGTGCTGTGACGATGCTGCTTTTCGATCGCCATTTTGGTACCTCGTTTTTTAATGCAGCGGGCGGCGGAGACCCCGTTCTATATCAACATATTTTTTGGTTCTTCGGCCATCCAGAAGTTTACATCATGATTTTGCCGGCTTTTGGCATGATCTCGCAGGTGATTCCGGCTTTCTCGCGCAAGCCCTTGTTTGGTTATCATTCGATGGTTTATGCCACGGCATCCATTGCTATCTTGTCTTTCATGGTATGGGCGCATCATATGTTTGTCACGGGCATGGTGGTGAGCGGCCAGCTTTTTTTCATGTATGCAACGATGCTGATTGCTGTGCCAACCGGGGTTAAAGTATTCAATTGGGTTGCGACGATGTGGCGCGGCGCGCTCACGTTCGAGACGCCAATGTTATTCGCCATAGGCTTTTTGCTGGTCTTTACAATCGGCGGCTTTTCCGGCTTGATCTTGGCGATGGCGCCGCTGAATGTGGCGGCACACGGAACGTATTATGTGGTTGCGCATTTCCATTATGTGTTGGTTGCGGGCTCGCTATTTTCGCTGTATGCAGGTTGGTATTATTGGGCGCCCAAATGGACCGGCTATATGTATAACGAGGCCCGGGGCCGGATTCATTTTTGGGGGTCTTTGATCTCGTTTAATATCACTTTCTTCCCAATGCACTTTCTGGGCTTATCTGGAATGCCGCGGCGCGTGGTGGATTACTCAGCGCAATTTACTGACTATAACCAGCTCGCGACGATTGGTGCATTTGGTTTTGGTTTAATGCAGGTGTACTTTTTGTTTTGGGTTGCTTTGCCGACGTATTTTGGCAAACGCTGCGCACCCGCTCCGGCTAAACCTTGGGAAGGCGCTCAAGGGCTTGAATGGACGATTCCTAGCCCAGCTCCTTTTCATACTTTTGAAACCCCTCCTGTGGTTGAATAA
- a CDS encoding methyltransferase domain-containing protein produces the protein MFAASVDSSQPTVNLQRLQQIFDRRADAFAAVNFLPREVAQRMHERLKCVKLTPQRILDAGCGGGDDLLALQARFESAQIYGLDVSHQMLVRALAATGVPRLGWRGYVTDALYRKRRFNLPFVSKLRKLFQPRPRQTVQADFASLPFAASTFDLFWSNLALHWHTRPDQVLPEWRRVLKTGGLLMFSLLGPDSLCELRAAWRHADAQTPHARVLDFTDMHDFGDMLAASGFEIPVMEMEKLTITYPSPAALLNDVRRWGAYPFTEGRRPPGLTSRRLQQALIRGLEAQRRADGAIPLTFEIIYGHAWKAAERTTAEGYAIVRPDEITKAAKQK, from the coding sequence ATATTTGCTGCATCCGTGGACTCTTCTCAGCCTACCGTCAATCTTCAGCGATTACAACAAATTTTCGATCGGCGCGCAGATGCTTTTGCTGCGGTGAATTTCTTGCCACGCGAGGTTGCGCAACGTATGCATGAGCGCCTCAAGTGCGTGAAACTGACGCCGCAGCGCATCTTAGACGCGGGCTGCGGGGGGGGCGATGATTTGCTGGCGCTGCAAGCGCGGTTTGAGTCTGCGCAAATATATGGACTGGACGTTTCTCATCAGATGTTGGTGCGGGCCTTGGCCGCCACTGGCGTGCCACGGCTCGGTTGGCGTGGGTATGTAACGGATGCTTTATATCGGAAACGGCGTTTTAACCTTCCTTTTGTCAGCAAATTAAGAAAGCTTTTTCAGCCCCGCCCGCGGCAGACTGTGCAAGCCGATTTTGCAAGCCTTCCTTTTGCCGCAAGTACTTTTGATTTATTTTGGTCAAATCTGGCATTGCATTGGCATACTCGGCCCGATCAAGTTTTACCGGAATGGCGGCGTGTCTTAAAAACCGGTGGTCTTTTAATGTTTAGTTTGCTCGGGCCTGATTCATTATGTGAGTTGCGCGCCGCTTGGCGCCATGCAGATGCGCAAACGCCGCATGCGCGCGTGCTGGACTTTACGGATATGCATGACTTTGGCGATATGCTGGCGGCGAGCGGTTTTGAGATACCTGTGATGGAGATGGAAAAACTCACGATTACTTATCCTTCGCCGGCAGCTTTATTAAATGATGTGCGGCGCTGGGGGGCTTATCCGTTCACTGAGGGGCGACGTCCGCCAGGACTGACGAGCCGTCGCTTGCAACAAGCGCTGATAAGGGGGCTAGAGGCGCAGCGGCGCGCTGATGGCGCAATTCCCCTCACCTTTGAAATTATTTATGGCCATGCCTGGAAAGCGGCTGAGAGAACCACTGCAGAAGGCTATGCGATTGTGCGTCCTGATGAAATTACTAAAGCGGCAAAGCAAAAGTAG
- a CDS encoding rhodanese-like domain-containing protein has translation MKFFADYTNLGFMLAALISSGLLLWPNLMRRGRDLSTQQATQLINHRNATVIDLRSAEEYGRGRLPQARHLAFDALPAKVMQVAKNKAHPILLICQTGRRAHKAQVILRQAGYTEVFVLQGGLTAWQQAGMPVTQ, from the coding sequence GTGAAATTTTTTGCTGATTACACCAATCTTGGGTTCATGTTGGCCGCTCTGATTTCGAGCGGGTTGTTGCTCTGGCCGAATTTGATGCGGCGCGGCCGCGACTTATCCACGCAACAGGCGACACAATTGATTAACCACCGTAATGCTACGGTGATCGACCTCAGAAGCGCCGAGGAGTATGGTCGAGGTCGTTTGCCGCAAGCGCGTCATTTGGCCTTCGATGCGCTGCCCGCAAAAGTCATGCAGGTGGCGAAAAACAAAGCGCATCCCATCCTGTTAATTTGCCAGACGGGTCGGCGCGCGCATAAAGCGCAAGTTATTTTGCGTCAAGCAGGCTATACCGAAGTGTTTGTTTTACAAGGTGGTTTAACCGCGTGGCAACAGGCTGGGATGCCCGTCACACAATAA
- the trmL gene encoding tRNA (uridine(34)/cytosine(34)/5-carboxymethylaminomethyluridine(34)-2'-O)-methyltransferase TrmL — MFNVVLVEPEIPSNTGNIIRLCANAGAQLHLIEPLGFKLNDAKMRRAGLDYHEFVSLRVHRSWDDFIAHETPPATRMFAFTTRGASHLHHHAFAQDDWFIFGPETRGLSAELLAQFQPEQRVRLPMRPGNRSLNLSNAVAITVFEGWRQQDFAGGL, encoded by the coding sequence ATGTTTAACGTTGTTCTGGTCGAACCCGAAATCCCATCTAATACAGGCAATATCATTCGCTTATGCGCGAATGCTGGCGCTCAACTGCATCTGATTGAGCCGCTTGGCTTTAAGCTCAATGATGCCAAAATGCGCCGCGCTGGGCTTGATTATCATGAATTTGTTTCGCTGCGGGTGCATCGCAGTTGGGACGATTTTATCGCCCATGAGACCCCTCCCGCCACGCGCATGTTCGCCTTCACTACGCGGGGCGCAAGCCACTTACACCACCACGCTTTCGCCCAAGATGACTGGTTTATCTTCGGTCCGGAAACGCGGGGACTCAGCGCCGAGCTCCTCGCGCAATTCCAACCGGAGCAACGCGTACGGCTACCGATGAGACCTGGCAATCGAAGCCTTAATTTGTCAAATGCAGTGGCGATTACGGTCTTCGAAGGCTGGCGGCAACAAGACTTCGCAGGTGGCTTGTAA
- the grxC gene encoding glutaredoxin 3, which produces MKKVLMYSKQICPYCDMAERLLKARGIEHIEKITIDSDPAKRDEMIQRTGLRTVPQIFIGETHIGGYDKLAALDRNGELTALLAGNV; this is translated from the coding sequence ATGAAAAAAGTGCTCATGTATAGTAAACAGATATGTCCGTATTGCGACATGGCTGAGCGTTTGCTAAAGGCGCGCGGCATCGAACATATAGAAAAAATCACGATCGATAGTGACCCAGCTAAGCGGGATGAAATGATTCAGCGTACCGGTTTACGCACGGTGCCGCAGATTTTTATCGGCGAAACCCATATTGGTGGTTATGATAAATTAGCTGCGCTTGATCGTAATGGCGAACTAACGGCTTTACTTGCGGGAAATGTGTAG
- a CDS encoding cytochrome c oxidase subunit 3, which yields MSSQDQKPYYFVPSPSQHPILAALGLLGIMLSLTAWLNDQSWGPLAFAVSLAWLLFVLWRWFGESIAESEGGKYGKRVDTSYRWSMSWFIFSEVMFFAAFFGALFYARSFASPLLGDLNHRVLWPDFMAAWPNVGPADLVPHFKAMTAWPIPTINTALLLTSGATLTVAHHALRDNHRKPAMIWLAATVLLGAVFLFMQGYEYIHAYRELNLKLTSGMYGSTFFLLTGFHGFHVMMGTLMLSVVLARLMRGHFSADHHFAFEGAAWYWHFVDVVWLGLYVVVYWL from the coding sequence ATGAGTAGTCAAGATCAAAAACCTTATTATTTTGTGCCGAGTCCATCGCAGCACCCCATTTTGGCGGCATTAGGTTTGCTCGGCATAATGCTTTCGCTCACGGCCTGGCTGAATGATCAAAGCTGGGGGCCTTTGGCCTTTGCTGTCAGTTTAGCCTGGTTGTTATTTGTATTGTGGCGTTGGTTTGGCGAGTCAATTGCTGAATCTGAAGGGGGAAAGTACGGTAAGCGCGTCGATACATCGTATCGCTGGAGCATGAGTTGGTTCATTTTTTCCGAAGTCATGTTTTTTGCCGCGTTCTTCGGGGCGCTATTTTATGCTCGCTCATTTGCTAGCCCGCTGCTTGGCGATCTCAATCATAGGGTGTTGTGGCCGGATTTCATGGCGGCTTGGCCGAATGTTGGGCCGGCCGACTTAGTGCCACATTTTAAAGCCATGACGGCGTGGCCAATCCCTACCATCAACACGGCTTTGCTGTTGACTTCAGGCGCTACGTTAACTGTTGCGCACCATGCTTTACGGGATAATCACCGCAAACCAGCGATGATTTGGCTGGCTGCAACCGTGTTGCTTGGCGCAGTGTTTCTATTTATGCAAGGCTATGAGTATATCCACGCTTACCGTGAGCTTAACCTTAAGCTGACTTCCGGCATGTACGGCTCGACCTTTTTCCTGCTCACAGGTTTTCATGGCTTCCATGTGATGATGGGAACACTCATGCTGAGTGTCGTGCTGGCGCGCCTAATGCGTGGGCATTTTAGCGCAGATCATCATTTTGCTTTTGAAGGGGCAGCTTGGTATTGGCATTTTGTGGATGTGGTCTGGCTTGGTTTATACGTTGTGGTGTATTGGCTTTAG